The genomic segment GAACGTCACCTTTTTATCCATTGCGCCACAAGAGGCCATGGCCGGTAAACTCGAGATCGTTTACGTTGCGATCGACTATGCTTTTGGTGAGCGTGCCGCGGTCCTAGCCAGTGCACTGCTGTCGTTGTTGCTCATTTCTACAGCCAGCGCGATGCTGCTAGCAGCGCCACGCGTACTACAGATGATCGGCGAAGACTACGCGCAGTTTGCCCCGCTTTCGCGCACCAATGAGGATGGCATTCCGCATGTGGCGATCTACGTCCAAGCCCTCATCGCGCTGGCATTGGTCGTGACCGCAACATTCGAGTCAATTTTGGTGTTCAGTGGCTTCGCGCTTGCGCTGAACACCTTTGTCACCGTGATCGCGATGATGATTTTGCGCCATACTCGAGCGCATGAGCCACGCCCTTTCTCGGCCTGGGCCTATCCGTTGACCCCCCTTGTATTTCTGGCGCTAACCGGCTGGACGCTTGTCCACATCGCCGCCAATCGACCGACTGAAGCGCTGGCTGGCTGTGCCCTGATCGGATTTGGGTTTGTGGTGTACGCGCTACTTACGCGTCGCGCGCACTGAGCATCGAATACCGCAACGCATCATCCCCAGCGGAATGGCCACTCGCCCGGTGCGGCAAGACAAATTAGTTTCATTTATAATGATGGGCCGACCCAGCACCGGGTCGATCTTCGGATCATTGTGCTTGTGCCGCCGCCGGCGCGCGTTCCCCTGCGCCAGAGGGTTCGGCTGAGCGGCCACATACGAATTGCAGGAGCAGCAGCGTGAGTCAAAAACCTCGAATGCGCGTTCCGGGCGCCCCCGCCCGGCCCGGCGAGCAACCCGATTTCAGCTATTTACGTCTCACGGATGCAGGGGTGGCCCCTCGGCCTGCTGTAGACGCGGCCGTCGCGGACACGGAGGGCTTATCGCGACAGCTAGTGCGGGTACTCGATGAAGACGGCGCCGCGAGAGGCGACTGGGCACCAGACTTATCCACCGAGCAACTTACGCACGGACTGCGTCTCATGTTAGGCGTTCGTGCGTTCGACGATCGCATGCTCAAAGCCCAACGCCAGGGCAAAATCTCATTCTATGTGCAGTCGCGCGGCGAAGAGGCCGTTTCGGTGGCGCAGGGCCTCGCGCTTCGCACGGGCGACATGCTGTTTCCGACCTATCGAAATCAGGGGCTGTACTTTGCGCGCGAACGGCCGGTGGTCGATTTGATGTGCCAGTGCTTATCCAACGCCCGCGATATGTGCCGCGGCCGACAGCTTCCGATCATGTATCACTGGAAAGAAAAGAACATCTTTTCGATTTCGGGCAACCTCACCACGCAGGTACCGCAGGCCGTCGGCTGGGCCATGGCGTCGGCGATCAAAGGTGAAGACCACATCGCCGTGACGTGGACGGGTGAAGGCAGTACCGCCGAGTCGGATTATCACAACGCACTGACCTTCGCGAACGTCTACCAGGCGCCGTGCATCATCAATGTGGTCAATAATCAGTGGGCCATTTCAACGTTTCAGGGAATTGCTGGCGGCCAGGACAGTCCGTTCGCGGCACGCGGCCCAGGCTATGGCATGCCCGGTATTCGCGTTGACGGCAATGACTATCTTGCTGTGTACGCTGTGACCGAATGGGCGGCCCAGCGCGCACGCTCGGGGGGCGGCCCCAGTCTCATCGAACTGGTCACCTATCGCGCCTCGGCGCATTCGACCAGCGACGATCCAAGCCGCTACCGCGCTAAGGACGAACACAAGCACTTCCCGTTGGGCGATCCGATCGAACGACTCAAGACCCACCTCGTGGCGCAAGGCGCATGGAGTCAAAAAGAACATGACGAACTCATCGCTGAACTTGACGACCGCATGTCGGCCAGTTGGCAAGAAGCGCTGTCCTATGGCACGACCGAAGAGGGCAGCAGTTTCGCCGTCGATTCGATGTTTGACGACGTCTACAAAGACATTCCCGATCATTTGGTCGCGCAGCGCGAAAAGCTCAAGCGCCAGCTACAGAAACAATAAAGGCAACCGCTCATGGCAAAAATGAATATGGTCCAGGCGATCAACTCCGCCATGGACGTGATGATGGAGCGAAACAATTCCGTCGTCGTGATGGGGCAGGATGTCGGCTACTTTGGCGGCGTCTTCAACTGTACGTCCGGTCTGCAAAAAAAGTATGGCGAACAACGCGTGTTTGATACACCGATTTCCGAAGCGGGGATTGTGGCGACCGCGATCGGCATGGGGGTCAACGACCTACGACCGGTCGCCGAAATTCAGTTCGCCGACTATATCTATCCGGCGTTCGATCAAATCGTCAGCGAACTCGCGCGGCTGCGCTATCGGAGCGCGGGCGACTTTTGTTCGCCGGTTACATTGCGCTCACCCTGCGGTGGCGGTATCCGCGGCGGGCAAACGCACTCGCAAAGTCCCGAAGGGATTTTCACCCACGTGTGCGGCATTAAGGTCGTCATGCCGTCGAACCCTTACGACGCGAAAGGATTGCTCATCGCCAGCATTGAAGATGACGACCCCGTGGTGTTTTTCGAACCCAAACGCGTCTACAACGGACCGTTCTACGGCGACCCCAAACAGCCTGCAAGCACCTGGGGCGACCATCCCAAGGGCGAGGTTGACGAAGGCTACTACACGCTACCGATCGGCAAAGCCGACGTGGTGCGTCCGGGTAACGATTTATCCATCATTACCTATGGCACGATGGTGCACGTGTGCGAGGCAGTGGTGCGCGATAACGAACTCGATGCCGAAGTAATCGATCTACGCTCAATGCTGCCGTTGGATATCGATACCATTGTCGAGTCAGTGCAAAAAACCGGCCGCTGCTTGATCGTGCACGAGGCCACGCGCTTCAGTGGTTTTGGCGCCGAACTTTCCGCGCAGATCCAGGAACGCTGTTTTTGGAGTCTGGCAGCACCGATACAGCGTGTAACGGGTTGGGACACGCCCTATCCTCATGCGTTTGAGTGGGAGTACTTTCCTGGGCCCAGCCGCATTATGGCCGCGATTGATAAAGTGATGAAGGAATCGGCATGAGCGAACATATTTTCACGCTGCCCGACTTGGGCGAAGGCACGGTCGAAGCCGAAGTCTCCGAATGGCATGTGAACGTCGGCGACCTGGTCAAAGAAGACCAGCCGGTAGTCGACATGCTCACGGATAAGGCGGCAGTCGAAGTGCCCGCGCCAGTCACCGGCACCATCGTTAAACTGGGTGGCGAACCGGGTGACATCATCGCGGTCGGCGCACCACTGGTTGTGTTCGAAACCGACGCCAGTGTAAACGTCAACGCGGCGCCTTCGGCGGCCAGCGACAAACCGCGCTCTGCTTCGACCCCAGCGCCTGCCGCCCAGGCTACACCCTCCGAAACGCCTAATGCCGAACCGTCACGTGCAACGGTTGCGACGGCACCCATAGCGCCGCCAGCGCCACTGCCTGCAGTGAATCTCACCGCCTCCACACCGGCGCCGGCACCGGCGGGCATTCCAAAAAGCGTCACGACTGCAAAGGTACTCACGTCGCCGGTGATTCGCCGGCTCGCGCGAGAACACCGCATCGATCTGGCCGAGATCGAAGGCACCGGCTCGCGGGGGCGCATTTTGCGCGCGGATTTCGACGCGCATCTGGTCAAACTCGAACGCGGTCCCGCGCCGATTCCACCGCGCAAACGAGTGGGCGCGAAGGAAGTCAAAGTGATTGGCATGCGACGCATCATCGCGCAGCGCATGAGTGCGAGTAAATCGGAGATTCCACACTTTTCATATGTCGAAGAAATTGATGTCACCGAACTCGAACAGTTTCGCCAACTGCTCAATCAGCAGTACGCCCAATACGGCGTCAAATTTAGCTACTTGCCTCTGCTCGTTCAGTGTGTCGCCAAAGCCCTTGCGCGCTTCCCTCAGTGTAACGCGCTCTATGACAAGGAACGCAATGTACTCGTACAGCACGATCCCGTGCACGCCGGAATCGCCACGCAAACACCCGACGGACTCAAAGTGCCGGTCGTTCATCACGCGGAGGCCATGTCGTTGCCGCAACTCGCACAAGCCATCGCCTCAGCCGCTCAAGGCGCCCGCGACGGCAGCGCCTCGAAGCATCAACTCACCGGGTCTACCATCACCGTGACAAGCTTAGGCAAACTGGGTGGCATCGCCTCAACGCCCGTCATCAACCAACCAGAAGTGTCGATCATCGGCGTCAATCGCGCGGTCGAACGCCCCATGGTCGTGAACGGTGGCATTCATATCCGCCGTATGATGAACCTCTCGGCTTCATTTGATCATCGTTTCGTCGATGGTTATGACGCCGCTGAATTTATCCAAGCCATAAAAGAGATGCTCGAAAACCCGAGCCATACCTTTTCGGCTGGGTAACGACAGACCGAGCTCTCGGTCGCGCGAAGCCGTTGCCGTCGTTCAAACGCGATTGAAAGGTGGCCGCTCGTTGTAACGAACTGTATGGGTTGATTAAAAATCGCTTCAGCGCACCGCGCAATCAGCCTTATTTTATGCGTACAGCAGCGGTGTTCTAGGCAATATTTTCGAACCGAAAAGTCATGCTACCCTACTTATCACGGAATAATTGGTGATCAGCATGGACGTAACGCGAGTTTGGCGCAGAGGCTTCAATCACTTGAACCCTCGAGGCTTTGGTCTTGTCGCGGTATTTTTCGCCGTCACATGGACACTCAACGTGTTCGCAAGCGAATTACCGCCCGAAATTATCATCCAGCAGTTTCTTCCGGAGAACGGTGGCACCGGCGCGGATGGCGTATTCATTGACAGCGATCAACCTTGTAATCAGGTTGGCTTTGCTGTTTCCTCAGCCGGTGATTTCAACGGCGACGGCATCGAAGACTTTGTGGTAAGCGCCCCAAACGTGGGCTGCATCTTGAGCGGGGGTTACGGCGATGTGTTTGTTGTGTTCGGCACAGCCACCGGCTTCCCTCCCTACCTGAATATTCGAGATTTGCTACCTGAAAATGGTGGAGACGGCAGTCAGGGCATTGCCCTGCGCGGCCGATTTCCTTACGACTACACGGGCTATTCGGTCGACACACTCGGCGATTTCAATGGCGATGGCATTGATGACATTGCCATTGGCGAACCGTTTTACCCCTACCTGGAAACTAA from the Pseudomonadota bacterium genome contains:
- a CDS encoding thiamine pyrophosphate-dependent enzyme, whose product is MRVPGAPARPGEQPDFSYLRLTDAGVAPRPAVDAAVADTEGLSRQLVRVLDEDGAARGDWAPDLSTEQLTHGLRLMLGVRAFDDRMLKAQRQGKISFYVQSRGEEAVSVAQGLALRTGDMLFPTYRNQGLYFARERPVVDLMCQCLSNARDMCRGRQLPIMYHWKEKNIFSISGNLTTQVPQAVGWAMASAIKGEDHIAVTWTGEGSTAESDYHNALTFANVYQAPCIINVVNNQWAISTFQGIAGGQDSPFAARGPGYGMPGIRVDGNDYLAVYAVTEWAAQRARSGGGPSLIELVTYRASAHSTSDDPSRYRAKDEHKHFPLGDPIERLKTHLVAQGAWSQKEHDELIAELDDRMSASWQEALSYGTTEEGSSFAVDSMFDDVYKDIPDHLVAQREKLKRQLQKQ
- a CDS encoding alpha-ketoacid dehydrogenase subunit beta, with translation MAKMNMVQAINSAMDVMMERNNSVVVMGQDVGYFGGVFNCTSGLQKKYGEQRVFDTPISEAGIVATAIGMGVNDLRPVAEIQFADYIYPAFDQIVSELARLRYRSAGDFCSPVTLRSPCGGGIRGGQTHSQSPEGIFTHVCGIKVVMPSNPYDAKGLLIASIEDDDPVVFFEPKRVYNGPFYGDPKQPASTWGDHPKGEVDEGYYTLPIGKADVVRPGNDLSIITYGTMVHVCEAVVRDNELDAEVIDLRSMLPLDIDTIVESVQKTGRCLIVHEATRFSGFGAELSAQIQERCFWSLAAPIQRVTGWDTPYPHAFEWEYFPGPSRIMAAIDKVMKESA
- a CDS encoding dihydrolipoamide acetyltransferase family protein, with the protein product MSEHIFTLPDLGEGTVEAEVSEWHVNVGDLVKEDQPVVDMLTDKAAVEVPAPVTGTIVKLGGEPGDIIAVGAPLVVFETDASVNVNAAPSAASDKPRSASTPAPAAQATPSETPNAEPSRATVATAPIAPPAPLPAVNLTASTPAPAPAGIPKSVTTAKVLTSPVIRRLAREHRIDLAEIEGTGSRGRILRADFDAHLVKLERGPAPIPPRKRVGAKEVKVIGMRRIIAQRMSASKSEIPHFSYVEEIDVTELEQFRQLLNQQYAQYGVKFSYLPLLVQCVAKALARFPQCNALYDKERNVLVQHDPVHAGIATQTPDGLKVPVVHHAEAMSLPQLAQAIASAAQGARDGSASKHQLTGSTITVTSLGKLGGIASTPVINQPEVSIIGVNRAVERPMVVNGGIHIRRMMNLSASFDHRFVDGYDAAEFIQAIKEMLENPSHTFSAG